A region of Vigna radiata var. radiata cultivar VC1973A chromosome 6, Vradiata_ver6, whole genome shotgun sequence DNA encodes the following proteins:
- the LOC106763402 gene encoding branchpoint-bridging protein-like translates to MTGEGSDRPNKGKGIARPKKRQRQSPKYVLRVPATLPTPTTVVHPPPTTAVDPPPTTTVHLPHTTVVHPPPTATVNPPPPIPTAEPPPPHVIITPTPPPNPTSIPSSSCRSPSNTVTPSADSAGDGLSHLGLLPRPSHDQLSNNI, encoded by the exons ATGACAGGAGAAGGTTCAGACCGTCCTAATAAAGGAAAAGGGATAGCAAGGCCTAAAAAGAGGCAACGGCAGTCCCCAAAGTATGTACTTAGGGTGCCTGCTACACTACCTACCCCTACTACTGTGgtacaccctccccctactACTGCAGTAGACCCTCCCCCTACTACTACAGTACACCTTCCCCATACTACTGTagtacaccctccccctactGCTACAGTAAACCCTCCTCCTCCTATCCCTACAGCAGAGCCTCCTCCTCCCCATGTGATTATTACCCCCACTCCTCCCCCCAACCCTACTTCTATACCTTCCTCGTCTTGTAGATCGCCTTCTAATACTGTCACACCTTCTGCTGATTCAgctggtgatg GTTTATCCCATCTAGGGTTGCTTCCCAGGCCATCACACGATCAATTAAGCAACAATATTTGA